In the genome of Leptolyngbya sp. CCY15150, one region contains:
- a CDS encoding nitrogen fixation protein NifZ — MTLSENIELDAPPVFELGNRVRVRRLIRNDGTFPGKDIGFHLAQKGDIGYVIGIGTYLQRVYIYSVHFLESNYVVGCLSKELELAEDLAHVSVADSLT; from the coding sequence ATGACTCTTTCAGAAAACATTGAACTTGATGCTCCACCCGTTTTTGAGCTAGGCAACCGAGTACGAGTTCGCAGGCTAATCCGCAATGATGGTACATTTCCCGGTAAAGATATTGGCTTTCACCTAGCCCAAAAGGGAGATATCGGTTACGTGATTGGTATTGGAACCTATTTGCAACGAGTGTATATCTACTCTGTGCATTTTCTGGAAAGCAACTATGTTGTTGGTTGCCTTAGCAAAGAATTAGAGCTTGCTGAAGACCTTGCTCATGTATCTGTCGCCGACTCGCTCACCTAA
- the nifU gene encoding Fe-S cluster assembly protein NifU: protein MWDYSEKVLELFYNPLNQGAIADLNEPDVSVVYGEVGSIACGDALRLHLKIQVSADTVLDARFQTFGCTSAIASSSALTEIVKGKTLDEALNLSNQDIAEYLGGLPEAKMHCSVMGQEALEAAIYKYRGIAIADHADDDGTLLCTCYGISEPKVRRIITENQLTTVEQVTNYIKAGGGCGSCLAGIEDLLLEAQSPETVAVAVAQQNNLSQSSNHSAPFATANPSTSTLASPPLTTIEKIMQIQQVIDDEVRPVLMADGGDVTLYDVQGDRVLVKLQGACGSCSSSTDTLKYAIEAQLQRRVLSTLVVEAIAH, encoded by the coding sequence ATGTGGGACTACTCTGAAAAGGTACTGGAACTCTTTTACAATCCTCTCAACCAAGGGGCGATCGCAGACTTGAATGAGCCTGATGTGTCTGTTGTTTATGGTGAAGTGGGTAGTATTGCCTGTGGCGATGCTCTGAGATTACACCTTAAGATTCAGGTTTCTGCTGATACAGTTCTTGACGCTCGATTTCAAACCTTTGGCTGTACCAGTGCGATCGCTTCATCCTCTGCTTTAACGGAAATTGTTAAGGGTAAAACCCTGGATGAAGCACTCAATCTATCCAATCAAGATATTGCAGAGTATTTAGGAGGTCTGCCCGAAGCTAAGATGCACTGTTCGGTTATGGGGCAGGAGGCTCTAGAAGCAGCTATTTATAAGTATCGTGGCATTGCGATCGCCGATCACGCAGATGATGACGGGACACTCCTCTGTACCTGCTATGGTATCAGTGAGCCTAAAGTTCGTCGCATCATTACTGAGAATCAACTCACCACCGTTGAACAAGTTACTAACTATATTAAGGCTGGAGGCGGTTGCGGTTCTTGTTTAGCTGGAATTGAAGACCTATTGCTAGAGGCACAATCTCCAGAAACTGTAGCTGTTGCAGTTGCTCAGCAAAATAACCTATCTCAAAGCTCTAATCATTCAGCCCCATTCGCTACTGCTAACCCATCGACTTCAACCCTTGCCTCCCCGCCTCTGACCACCATCGAGAAAATTATGCAGATTCAGCAGGTCATTGATGACGAGGTACGCCCCGTGCTGATGGCTGATGGCGGCGATGTGACCCTCTATGATGTCCAGGGCGATCGCGTTCTAGTTAAACTTCAAGGAGCCTGTGGTTCCTGTTCCAGCAGTACAGATACGCTTAAGTATGCCATTGAAGCCCAACTACAGCGCCGTGTGCTTTCAACATTGGTTGTTGAAGCGATCGCTCATTAA
- the nifK gene encoding nitrogenase molybdenum-iron protein subunit beta produces the protein MTLNDENTIPAPCGADDPGQIKDHFDLFQTQPYQDLFDYKRQFEGAHSPEKIAEIAEWTKGWDYREKNFAREALTINPAKACQPLGALFVASGFEGTLPYSHGSQGCVAYFRSHLTRNYKEPFQAVSSSMTEDAAVFGGLSNLKQGLENSYTLYKPKMIALCTTCMAEVIGDDIGAYITTAKKEGHIPEDLPVPAAHTPSFVGSHITGYDNMLKSILNTLVTDKKADTSNGKVNFNLGFDPYIGNIRELKRILGLFGIDYTILSDNSDTFDSPNTGEFKMYNGLTTLAETADAINAEGTVFFQTYTTPKTQEYIAKEWDQKTYNFRPFGIKGTDEFLMSLSAITGKPIPLELQQERGRAVDALTDSQAWIHGKRVALYGDPDHTLNLIQFLLEMGAEPVHIVVTNSNDEFEAEAREMLTNSPYGQNATVWGKKDLWHLRSLMFTEPVDLLIGNSYGKYLWRDTGTPLVRIGYPIFDRHHMHRYATLGYQGAINQFNWIINTILDELDRKTSTIAKTDISFDLIR, from the coding sequence ATGACTCTCAACGACGAAAATACTATTCCGGCCCCTTGTGGAGCCGACGATCCGGGTCAAATTAAAGACCACTTTGACCTATTTCAGACTCAACCTTACCAAGATCTGTTTGACTATAAGCGGCAATTCGAAGGTGCCCATAGCCCAGAAAAAATTGCTGAAATAGCTGAATGGACAAAAGGCTGGGATTATCGGGAAAAGAACTTTGCCCGAGAAGCTCTAACTATTAATCCTGCTAAAGCTTGTCAGCCTTTAGGTGCCTTGTTTGTAGCCTCTGGTTTTGAAGGTACGCTGCCCTATAGCCATGGCTCCCAAGGCTGTGTTGCCTATTTCCGTAGCCACCTTACTCGTAACTATAAGGAGCCTTTCCAAGCTGTATCTTCATCCATGACAGAAGATGCCGCTGTATTTGGTGGACTAAGCAACCTGAAACAGGGCTTAGAAAATTCCTATACCCTCTATAAGCCAAAGATGATTGCTCTTTGCACCACCTGTATGGCTGAGGTTATTGGTGATGATATCGGGGCCTATATCACCACAGCTAAAAAAGAAGGACATATTCCCGAAGATCTACCCGTGCCGGCTGCCCACACCCCTAGTTTTGTGGGTTCCCACATTACCGGCTATGACAACATGCTGAAGTCTATTCTCAACACCTTAGTCACGGATAAAAAAGCTGACACGTCAAATGGTAAGGTTAACTTTAACCTAGGCTTTGACCCCTACATCGGCAATATCCGTGAGCTGAAGAGAATTTTAGGTCTGTTTGGCATTGACTACACTATTCTGTCGGATAACTCTGATACCTTTGACTCTCCCAATACCGGCGAGTTCAAAATGTATAACGGTCTCACAACCTTGGCTGAGACAGCCGACGCAATTAACGCTGAAGGAACCGTCTTTTTCCAGACCTACACGACTCCAAAAACCCAAGAGTATATCGCTAAGGAATGGGATCAAAAGACCTATAACTTCCGTCCCTTTGGCATCAAGGGTACGGACGAGTTCCTCATGTCATTATCGGCTATCACCGGCAAGCCCATTCCCCTGGAGCTTCAGCAGGAGCGAGGTCGAGCTGTGGATGCTCTAACTGACTCCCAAGCCTGGATTCACGGCAAGCGAGTGGCTCTCTACGGTGATCCTGACCATACGTTGAATCTGATCCAGTTCTTGCTAGAAATGGGAGCGGAGCCAGTTCATATCGTCGTTACGAACTCCAACGATGAATTTGAAGCAGAAGCCCGTGAGATGCTGACGAACAGCCCTTATGGACAAAATGCTACGGTATGGGGTAAGAAAGACCTCTGGCACTTGCGATCGCTCATGTTTACTGAGCCGGTAGATTTGCTAATTGGCAATTCCTACGGCAAGTATCTGTGGCGTGACACTGGCACACCCCTTGTGCGTATTGGTTATCCGATCTTTGATCGCCATCATATGCATCGCTATGCAACGCTTGGCTATCAGGGTGCTATCAACCAGTTCAACTGGATTATTAATACCATCCTGGATGAACTGGATCGCAAAACCAGCACAATTGCCAAGACTGATATTTCCTTTGATTTGATTCGCTAG
- the nifS gene encoding cysteine desulfurase NifS: MVIYLDNNATTCIDPDVLAAMMPYLSDFYGNPSSMHSFGGQVGVAVQDARRQVAQLLGAEDTEIIFNSCGSEGNNTAIHAALAAQPDKRHIVTTAVEHPAILNVCKHLEKKGYTVTYLSVNEQGELDLMELEAAMTGGTALVSTMYANNETGVIFPVEQVGAIAKYYGATFHVDAVQAVGKVPIDLKSSTIDLLTLSGHKLHAPKGIGALYVRRGFRFRPFLLGGHQERGRRAGTQNVPGIVALGKAAELAQQYLQSVDTEEDHRNTLENQLLATIPDCAVNGGGAPRLPNTTNIGFKYIEGEAILYMLNREGICASSGSACTSGSLDPSHVLMSMGLPYTILHGSIRFSLSRFTTAADIQQVLAVMPDIVNRLRDMSPFSNDQAGWLQERDLVRAG; the protein is encoded by the coding sequence ATGGTTATCTATCTTGACAACAACGCCACGACTTGCATCGATCCTGATGTTTTAGCTGCAATGATGCCTTACCTAAGCGACTTTTATGGCAACCCGTCATCCATGCATAGCTTTGGTGGTCAGGTAGGAGTGGCGGTACAGGATGCCCGCCGTCAAGTAGCTCAACTGCTCGGTGCTGAAGATACAGAAATTATCTTCAATAGCTGTGGGAGTGAGGGCAACAATACTGCCATCCATGCGGCCCTAGCTGCTCAACCAGATAAGCGTCATATTGTAACGACAGCAGTAGAACATCCGGCCATCCTCAATGTATGCAAACATCTGGAGAAAAAAGGCTATACTGTTACTTATCTTTCCGTCAATGAGCAGGGTGAGCTAGACCTGATGGAGCTGGAAGCAGCTATGACGGGCGGGACGGCGCTAGTCAGTACGATGTATGCTAACAACGAAACGGGCGTCATATTCCCAGTGGAACAGGTGGGGGCGATCGCTAAATATTATGGAGCCACCTTCCATGTTGATGCCGTGCAGGCTGTCGGTAAGGTTCCTATAGATCTTAAATCTAGCACCATTGACCTGCTCACCCTCTCTGGCCATAAACTCCATGCTCCCAAGGGTATTGGTGCTCTCTACGTCCGCCGAGGCTTCCGGTTCCGCCCATTTCTTCTAGGTGGTCATCAAGAACGGGGGCGTCGAGCTGGCACCCAAAATGTTCCTGGTATTGTTGCATTAGGTAAAGCTGCTGAACTAGCACAACAGTATTTACAATCGGTTGATACAGAAGAAGATCACCGAAATACTCTGGAAAATCAGTTGCTGGCTACGATTCCTGACTGTGCTGTTAACGGTGGTGGTGCTCCTCGCCTGCCCAACACTACCAATATTGGCTTCAAATATATTGAAGGAGAAGCTATTCTCTATATGCTGAACCGTGAAGGCATCTGTGCTTCTTCAGGTTCTGCCTGTACCTCTGGTTCTCTTGATCCTTCCCATGTCCTGATGTCTATGGGGCTACCCTATACCATCCTCCATGGCTCTATCCGCTTTAGCCTATCTCGTTTCACCACTGCTGCAGATATTCAGCAGGTGCTGGCGGTCATGCCTGATATTGTTAATCGCCTGCGGGATATGTCGCCCTTCAGCAATGATCAGGCTGGCTGGCTTCAGGAGCGAGATTTAGTAAGAGCAGGTTAG
- a CDS encoding 4Fe-4S binding protein gives MSYTITHNCIGCQRCLSVCPTGAIQFNGLAFWIETSLCNQCQGSHRVPQCWATCPTNEGCVALIPELSTVLTSKSEQSDDYWESWFATYTRKVARLQGEQTSSYWYSWFSNYAKALYQLQSDRLSLTP, from the coding sequence ATGTCCTACACTATCACCCATAACTGCATTGGTTGCCAGCGCTGTCTATCCGTTTGTCCCACCGGAGCGATTCAGTTTAATGGTCTGGCTTTCTGGATAGAAACGAGTCTGTGTAACCAGTGTCAAGGTTCTCATCGTGTTCCGCAGTGCTGGGCAACCTGCCCAACCAATGAAGGCTGTGTAGCCTTGATTCCAGAACTATCTACAGTGCTAACCTCTAAGTCAGAACAGTCAGATGATTACTGGGAATCTTGGTTTGCTACCTATACGCGTAAGGTTGCCCGCCTGCAGGGAGAACAAACCTCAAGTTATTGGTATAGCTGGTTTTCTAACTATGCTAAAGCTCTTTATCAATTACAAAGCGATCGCCTGTCTCTAACGCCCTAA
- the nifX gene encoding nitrogen fixation protein NifX, whose product MKIAFTTNDSVHINAHFGWAKQVDVYDVNTEGYTQLETLEFQGDLKEDGNEDKLEPKLKALHDCTIIYVAAIGGSAAARLIHRNITPIQAKSEQDEIQDVLDRLVETLKGSPPPWLRKALLKGQPRNFDDVLTDTVNPSQQEVVL is encoded by the coding sequence ATGAAAATTGCCTTCACCACCAACGACTCAGTTCACATTAATGCGCACTTCGGCTGGGCCAAGCAAGTCGATGTCTATGATGTCAATACTGAAGGTTATACCCAATTAGAAACCTTAGAATTCCAAGGGGATCTAAAAGAAGATGGTAATGAAGATAAGTTAGAGCCCAAACTTAAGGCGCTGCATGACTGCACGATTATCTATGTTGCTGCCATTGGCGGCAGTGCAGCAGCGCGGCTCATCCATCGAAATATTACCCCCATTCAGGCAAAATCAGAGCAGGACGAGATCCAGGATGTACTCGATCGCCTGGTAGAGACGTTGAAAGGCAGTCCACCGCCCTGGCTGCGTAAAGCCCTCCTGAAGGGACAACCTCGTAATTTTGATGATGTCTTGACAGATACTGTAAACCCTAGCCAGCAGGAGGTTGTCCTATGA
- the nifE gene encoding nitrogenase iron-molybdenum cofactor biosynthesis protein NifE — MTLTQGKLNQLLTQPGCEHNHKKGGQGKHKACQQQAQPGAAQGGCAFDGASIALVPITDVAHVVHGPIACAGNSWGSRGSLSSGPMIYKLGFTTDLSENDIIFGGEKKLYQAIYEVKTRYSPAAVFVYLTCVTALIGDDLEAVCRVASQKFEIPVIPVTSPGFVGSKNLGNRIGGEALLTYVVGTAEPEITTPYDINLIGEYNIAGEMWGVLPLLEQLGIRVLAKITGDARYHDVACAHRAKLNVMICSKALINMAQAMEERYGIPYIEASIYGIEDMNHLLRSIAAKLGDANLQARVETLIARETAHLDDVLAPYRDRLRGKRVVLYTGGVKSWSIISAAKDLGIDVVATSTKKSTEEDKARIKTLLGQDGIMMQKGNAQELLTVIAKTKADMLIAGGRNQYTALKARIPFLDINQERHHPYAGYVGMVEMAKELDEALHSPVWRQARLAPPWDKREPIDDVSPASDDLTSITQVLSRQKSLTVNPLKQSQPLGAALAFLGIQGMMPLFHGSQGCTAFAKVMLVRHFREAIPLSTTAMTEVSTILGGESNVETAILTLLEKSQPQIIGLCTTGLTETRGDDMPDILRTIRDRHPELVNFPIPLAATPDFKGALQDGYAAAVEALVRDVPFDLEIAQAACQDSDQDSFKNQDSDQGKRSPSDNHLTSLASRLSRKQLQITVLAGPSLSPGDVQAVKDMIELFHMTAVVVPDLSASLDGHLANDYQAVTTGGTPLSHLRCLGDSVFTLALGQSMAAAAAQVHQRFGTEFEVFHSLTGLEAVDRFLHRLSLVSQQPMPEKVWQQRQQLQDALLDTHFFFGRKRVALALEPDLLYRMAWWLTTTGSTVHAAVTTTKSPLLKHLPIDTVTIGDLEDLEDLAVGADLIIANSNAKGLAQRLGIPLYRLGFPIFDRLGNGRHCTVGYSGTTQLLFDIGNIFLDADEAAAHALVYGWQEGDRSAKTG; from the coding sequence ATGACTCTCACCCAAGGCAAACTCAACCAACTCCTAACCCAGCCCGGCTGTGAGCACAACCACAAGAAAGGTGGTCAAGGTAAACATAAAGCGTGCCAACAACAGGCTCAACCTGGTGCAGCTCAGGGTGGTTGTGCTTTTGATGGAGCCAGCATTGCGCTTGTTCCGATCACTGATGTGGCTCATGTCGTCCATGGCCCAATTGCTTGTGCCGGGAACTCATGGGGTAGCCGGGGTAGCTTGTCCTCAGGGCCGATGATCTATAAATTAGGCTTCACCACCGACTTAAGTGAAAATGACATTATCTTTGGCGGTGAAAAGAAGCTCTATCAAGCCATTTATGAAGTCAAGACACGCTACAGTCCTGCTGCCGTTTTTGTATATCTAACCTGTGTTACAGCGCTAATCGGAGATGATTTAGAAGCCGTATGCCGGGTAGCTAGCCAGAAATTTGAGATTCCTGTGATTCCTGTGACCTCTCCTGGATTTGTTGGCAGTAAAAATCTGGGCAACCGTATCGGCGGCGAAGCACTGCTCACCTATGTGGTAGGAACGGCTGAGCCTGAGATCACAACGCCCTATGACATTAATTTAATCGGTGAATATAATATTGCAGGAGAAATGTGGGGAGTGCTTCCCCTTTTGGAACAGCTAGGTATTCGTGTTTTAGCTAAGATAACTGGAGATGCTCGCTACCATGATGTGGCCTGTGCCCATCGGGCTAAGCTCAACGTGATGATCTGCTCCAAGGCACTGATCAATATGGCTCAAGCAATGGAGGAACGCTACGGCATTCCCTACATCGAAGCCTCAATCTACGGCATTGAAGATATGAATCACTTACTGCGTAGTATCGCAGCTAAGCTAGGAGATGCTAATTTGCAGGCTCGGGTTGAGACCCTCATCGCCCGTGAAACAGCCCACCTAGATGACGTTCTTGCTCCGTACCGCGATCGCCTCCGTGGTAAACGAGTCGTGCTTTATACTGGAGGCGTTAAAAGCTGGTCTATTATTTCTGCTGCTAAAGACCTAGGAATTGATGTGGTGGCCACCAGCACTAAAAAGAGTACAGAGGAAGATAAGGCTCGTATCAAGACTCTGCTGGGTCAAGATGGCATCATGATGCAGAAGGGCAACGCTCAAGAATTGCTGACCGTGATTGCTAAAACCAAGGCGGACATGTTGATTGCTGGTGGACGCAATCAGTACACTGCTCTCAAGGCCCGCATCCCTTTTCTTGATATTAACCAGGAGCGCCATCACCCCTATGCTGGTTATGTTGGCATGGTGGAAATGGCTAAGGAACTGGATGAAGCGCTGCATAGCCCGGTGTGGCGGCAAGCACGGTTAGCACCGCCCTGGGATAAGCGTGAGCCGATCGATGATGTCTCACCCGCGTCTGATGATTTGACCTCTATCACCCAGGTGCTCTCTCGTCAAAAGTCTCTCACGGTCAATCCTCTCAAGCAAAGTCAACCTCTGGGGGCAGCTCTAGCCTTTCTGGGGATTCAGGGGATGATGCCCCTATTCCACGGCTCCCAGGGCTGTACAGCCTTTGCCAAGGTTATGCTAGTGCGTCACTTTCGCGAAGCTATTCCCCTTTCCACCACAGCCATGACGGAAGTCAGCACGATCTTGGGCGGTGAGAGTAATGTGGAAACTGCAATTTTAACCTTGCTAGAAAAATCCCAGCCCCAGATCATCGGTCTTTGCACCACAGGATTGACAGAAACCCGAGGCGATGACATGCCGGATATTCTCCGCACTATCCGCGATCGCCACCCGGAGCTAGTCAATTTCCCCATCCCCTTGGCGGCAACACCTGATTTTAAGGGAGCGTTGCAGGATGGCTATGCGGCAGCCGTTGAGGCGTTGGTGCGGGATGTACCGTTTGACCTGGAGATTGCTCAGGCGGCTTGTCAGGACAGCGATCAGGACAGCTTCAAAAATCAGGATAGCGATCAGGGAAAGCGATCGCCCTCTGACAACCACCTGACTTCCCTTGCTTCTCGCTTGTCCAGAAAACAGCTTCAGATCACAGTTTTAGCAGGGCCATCCCTGTCTCCTGGAGATGTGCAGGCTGTGAAAGATATGATCGAGCTGTTTCATATGACGGCTGTGGTAGTGCCCGATCTTTCCGCCTCCCTCGATGGTCATTTAGCCAACGATTATCAAGCCGTTACTACTGGCGGTACCCCACTATCCCATCTGCGTTGCCTGGGTGACTCTGTCTTTACCCTTGCCCTAGGTCAGTCTATGGCTGCTGCTGCTGCCCAAGTACACCAACGCTTCGGCACAGAGTTTGAGGTTTTTCATAGCCTCACCGGGCTAGAAGCGGTTGATCGCTTTCTACATCGGCTATCGCTTGTCAGCCAACAGCCTATGCCTGAAAAAGTTTGGCAGCAGCGCCAGCAGTTACAGGATGCGCTGCTCGATACCCACTTTTTCTTTGGTCGCAAACGAGTGGCTCTAGCCCTAGAACCCGATCTACTCTACCGTATGGCATGGTGGTTGACGACAACTGGTTCCACTGTCCATGCCGCCGTTACGACTACCAAATCTCCCTTGCTTAAACATCTACCCATTGATACCGTCACGATTGGTGACCTAGAAGATCTGGAAGATCTGGCTGTTGGCGCAGATCTCATTATTGCTAACTCCAATGCTAAGGGACTAGCCCAGCGCTTGGGTATCCCTCTCTACCGTCTTGGCTTTCCCATTTTTGATCGCCTCGGCAACGGGCGTCATTGCACCGTTGGCTACAGCGGCACAACTCAACTCCTGTTTGACATCGGCAATATCTTTCTTGATGCTGATGAGGCCGCAGCCCACGCCTTGGTGTATGGGTGGCAAGAGGGCGATCGCTCTGCTAAGACTGGATAA
- the nifH gene encoding nitrogenase iron protein, which translates to MRQIAFYGKGGIGKSTTSQNTLAAMAEMGQRIMIVGCDPKADSTRLMLHSKAQTSVLQLAAELGAVEDVELDQVLQEGYRGVKCVESGGPEPGVGCAGRGIITAINFLEEEGAYQDLDFVSYDVLGDVVCGGFAMPIREGKAQEIYIVVSGEMMAMYAANNIARGVLKYAHSGGVRLGGLICNSRNTDREIELIEALAAKLNTQMIHFVPRDNVVQHAELRRMTVNEYAPTSKQAAEYTALAEKIINNKNLTIPTPISMDELEELLIEFGILDSDEQYEQAIANDPNLTPV; encoded by the coding sequence ATGAGACAGATTGCATTTTACGGAAAAGGTGGCATTGGCAAGTCCACAACCTCCCAAAATACCTTAGCCGCTATGGCTGAAATGGGTCAACGCATCATGATTGTTGGCTGTGACCCCAAAGCAGATTCCACTCGCCTGATGCTACATAGCAAAGCCCAGACCTCTGTGCTACAACTGGCTGCCGAACTCGGTGCCGTTGAAGATGTTGAACTCGATCAAGTGCTGCAAGAAGGCTATCGCGGCGTCAAGTGTGTTGAGTCGGGTGGGCCAGAGCCTGGTGTCGGCTGTGCCGGTCGAGGTATCATCACTGCCATTAACTTCCTAGAAGAAGAGGGGGCGTATCAAGACCTAGATTTCGTATCCTATGACGTCTTGGGTGACGTTGTTTGCGGTGGATTCGCAATGCCTATTCGGGAAGGTAAAGCTCAGGAAATCTACATCGTGGTTTCTGGTGAAATGATGGCGATGTATGCGGCGAATAATATCGCCCGAGGTGTTTTGAAATATGCTCACTCTGGCGGTGTGCGTCTAGGTGGTTTGATCTGTAACAGCCGCAATACCGACCGAGAAATTGAGCTTATTGAAGCTCTAGCTGCAAAGCTCAACACTCAGATGATTCACTTTGTTCCTCGTGATAATGTGGTTCAACATGCTGAGCTACGACGCATGACGGTTAATGAGTATGCACCGACGAGTAAGCAAGCAGCAGAATATACCGCCCTTGCTGAAAAGATCATCAACAACAAGAACCTGACTATCCCCACCCCGATCTCTATGGATGAGTTGGAAGAACTGTTGATTGAATTTGGCATCCTTGATAGCGATGAACAATACGAACAAGCGATCGCCAATGATCCAAATCTCACTCCTGTATAG
- a CDS encoding NifX-associated nitrogen fixation protein has translation MSPVETTTTLDAALLIDASPFLKAIVQQIRANDAYGTLRNWSDELLLKPYVISKAQKREISVEGEVNAITQGRIMAFHRAIAYRIEEETGQLSQVVIDLSHEGFGWALIFSGRLILVSKTLRDAQRFGFDSLEKLSTEGEKLVDKGIALARQYPEVCDI, from the coding sequence ATGAGCCCTGTCGAAACGACCACTACCCTGGATGCCGCCCTCTTGATCGATGCTTCTCCCTTTCTTAAAGCCATCGTGCAGCAAATTCGCGCTAATGATGCCTATGGTACCTTACGCAATTGGTCAGATGAACTCTTACTCAAGCCCTATGTAATCAGCAAAGCCCAAAAGCGTGAGATTTCTGTAGAAGGTGAGGTTAACGCTATCACCCAAGGTCGGATTATGGCCTTCCATAGAGCGATCGCTTATCGTATTGAAGAAGAAACAGGCCAGCTTTCCCAGGTGGTGATTGACCTGAGCCACGAAGGATTTGGCTGGGCATTAATTTTTTCCGGTCGGCTGATTCTAGTTAGTAAAACCCTGCGTGATGCCCAGCGCTTTGGTTTTGACTCCCTTGAAAAACTTAGCACGGAAGGAGAAAAACTAGTGGACAAAGGGATTGCGCTAGCCCGGCAATATCCTGAAGTCTGTGATATCTAA
- the nifD gene encoding nitrogenase molybdenum-iron protein alpha chain, producing MTTVDDRKEIVQEVLAAYPDKAKKLRAKHISVQDAEKSDCGVKSNKKSVPGVMTTRGCAYAGAKGVVWGPVKDMIHLSHGPVGCGYYSWSGRRNYYIGTTGVDTFGTMQFTSDFQERDIVFGGDKKLDKVIDEVEELFPLSQGTTIESECPVGLIGDDIEAVAKKKAKEYSKPVIPVRCEGFRGVSQSLGHHIANDTVRDWVLPKADEYRKLPEGYEPGPYDVNIIGDYNIGGDAWPSRLLLEAIGLRVICQFSGDGTFNEVVMTPLAKFNLIHCYRSMNYICRFMEEKYGIGWMEYNFFGPTQIAKSLRAIAAQFDETIQEKAEQVIASYQARMDAIIAKYRPRLEGKTVMLMVGGLRPRHVVPAFVDLGMKIIGTGYEFGHGDDYKRTADYVDDGTVIYDDISGYEFEEFAKQLKPDLIAAGIKEKYVFQKMALPFRQMHSWDYSGPYHGYDGFEVFARDMDLAINNPTWSLIKTPW from the coding sequence ATGACCACTGTAGATGACAGAAAAGAAATTGTTCAAGAGGTGCTCGCAGCCTATCCCGATAAAGCTAAGAAGCTGCGAGCTAAGCATATCAGCGTTCAAGACGCAGAAAAATCTGATTGTGGTGTTAAATCCAACAAAAAATCTGTTCCTGGAGTTATGACTACCCGTGGCTGCGCCTATGCAGGAGCCAAAGGGGTGGTTTGGGGCCCCGTCAAAGACATGATTCACCTCAGCCATGGACCTGTAGGCTGTGGCTATTACTCCTGGTCTGGTCGCCGCAACTACTATATCGGTACTACTGGTGTGGATACGTTCGGTACCATGCAGTTTACCTCCGATTTTCAGGAGCGTGATATCGTTTTTGGTGGAGACAAAAAACTCGATAAAGTCATTGATGAAGTCGAAGAACTGTTTCCTCTCAGTCAAGGCACCACCATTGAGTCGGAATGTCCTGTAGGCTTAATTGGTGATGACATTGAAGCTGTGGCTAAGAAGAAAGCTAAGGAGTATAGTAAGCCAGTTATTCCTGTTCGTTGTGAAGGTTTTCGGGGCGTTTCTCAATCTCTTGGACACCATATTGCCAACGACACGGTACGAGATTGGGTACTGCCAAAGGCTGACGAGTACCGCAAGCTGCCGGAAGGCTATGAACCCGGCCCTTACGATGTCAATATTATCGGCGACTACAACATTGGAGGAGATGCTTGGCCTAGCCGTCTGCTTCTAGAAGCCATTGGTCTACGGGTAATCTGCCAGTTCTCTGGAGATGGTACCTTCAACGAAGTGGTGATGACTCCTCTGGCTAAGTTTAATCTTATCCACTGCTATCGGTCGATGAACTACATCTGCCGGTTTATGGAGGAAAAATACGGTATTGGTTGGATGGAGTATAACTTCTTTGGCCCTACCCAAATCGCTAAGTCTCTGAGAGCGATCGCTGCTCAGTTTGACGAAACCATTCAGGAAAAAGCTGAACAGGTCATTGCTAGCTATCAAGCCCGCATGGATGCGATCATAGCCAAATACCGTCCTCGCTTAGAAGGTAAAACAGTGATGCTGATGGTAGGCGGTCTACGCCCCCGTCACGTGGTTCCTGCTTTTGTCGATCTGGGCATGAAGATTATCGGCACCGGATATGAATTCGGACATGGCGATGACTACAAACGCACTGCAGACTATGTCGATGATGGCACCGTTATCTATGACGATATCAGTGGCTATGAATTCGAAGAATTTGCTAAACAGCTCAAGCCCGACCTGATCGCTGCTGGCATTAAAGAAAAGTATGTTTTCCAGAAGATGGCTCTACCCTTCCGCCAGATGCACTCTTGGGATTATTCTGGGCCTTACCACGGCTATGACGGTTTTGAAGTCTTTGCCCGTGATATGGATTTAGCCATTAATAATCCGACTTGGAGCCTTATCAAGACTCCATGGTAA